In a single window of the Lagenorhynchus albirostris chromosome 19, mLagAlb1.1, whole genome shotgun sequence genome:
- the PINLYP gene encoding phospholipase A2 inhibitor and Ly6/PLAUR domain-containing protein gives MRLSTKPQTFLLASLLLCTLLGLGYPLSCEVCTGSGPTCSGNVQTCDPDQDSCVVIVAHTNRKGHQSLNTYKGCMKSSACSSGFISITMDPENYMVSNTRCCQSDVCNHDPLPAPENNRTENGLQCPTCITHFKETCSSTKKVLCVGQESHCITCAGKVQTGVIFATRGCATENACHTKPGTLVPAASRVYTITQADCLPGPQPPGKAK, from the exons ATGAGGCTTTCCACGAAACCCCAGACCTTCCTGCTGGCTTCCCTGCTGCTCTGCACCCTCCTGGGTCTGG GGTACCCACTCAGCTGTGAGGTGtgtacaggctccggacccacGTGCAGTGGAAATGTGCAAACTTGTGACCCCGACCAGGACTCCTGCGTGGTCATCGTGGCTCACACCAACAGGA AGGGCCACCAGTCGCTGAACACCTATAAGGGGTGCATGAAATCCAGCGCCTGCAGCTCAGGATTCATCTCCATCACCATGGACCCTGAGAACTACATGGTGTCCAACACACGCTGCTGCCAGAGCGACGTCTGCAACCACGATCCCCTGCCCG ctcctgaGAACAATCGTACGGAGAATGGCCTCCAGTGCCCTACCTGCATCACCCACTTCAAGGAAACATGCTCTTCAACTAAGAAAGTACTCTGTGTTGGCCAGGAAAGCCACTGTATCACCTGCGCTGGCAAAGTGCAGACTG GTGTCATATTTGCTACTCGGGGCTGCGCTACGGAGAATGCCTGCCACACCAAGCCTGGGACCCTGGTGCCCGCGGCCTCTCGTGTCTACACCATCACCCAGGCCGACTGTCTTCCAGGCCCCCAGCCTCCTGGCAAGGCTAAGTGA